TCACGGCTGCGGACCTCACTGGCGAGATCGTCGGCGATGAACCCGAAGATGAAACGGATGAACCCGACTTGCTGCCAGTGGCGGAGCAGCCGGGAACCTGGTCAGTGGCTGGGGATCTCGAAATTGTCGAACTGAACCGGCAGTTGCAGCTGGATCTGCCGGAAGCCGACGACCATCACACGCTGGCTGGCTTCCTGCTGGAACGCCTTCAGCACATTCCTTCTCCTGGCGAGGCCCTCAGTCACGGAGGCCTTCAGTTCGAGATCGTGTCGATGGCCGGTCCGAGAATTGCGCGGGTCTATCTCGTGCAAACAGAGGAACCCGAAGCGCCTCTGGATCCTCACAATCGGGAACAGGGCGCGACGTAAACCGCTGGGTTTCGCAGCGATCACCGATAATCAGCCGGTTCGCGCAGCCGCACTGATGACCGACCCCATGGTTCCGGTGAAGGTCGGTGTGATCGGGATTGGCAATATGGGCTGGCATCACGCCCGTGTGCTCAGTCTTCTCAAGGACGCGGAGCTGGTCGGTGTCGCTGACCCGGATGCGCAACGTGGTTCCTTGGCCACCGAACAATTCGGATGCCGCTGGTTCGCTGACTACCGCGACATGCTCAGTGAGGTGGAGGCGGTGTGCATCGCGGTGCCGACGCTTCTGCATCACCCGGTGGGTCTGGCCTGCCTTGAAGCGGGATTGCATGTCCTGATCGAAAAGCCGATCGCCGCCAGCCAGGAGGAAGCCGCAGCACTTAGCGAGGCTGCCAGTCGTGTCGGCAGGCTGCTCCAGGTCGGACACATCGAGCGCTTCAACCCTGCCTTCCGTGAACTCACCAAGGTGGTGGCCAATGAGGAAGTGGTGGTGCTCGAAGCCCGGCGTCACAGTCCTCACGCTGATCGTGCCAATGACGTGTCGGTGGTGCTCGACCTGATGATTCACGACCTGGATCTCGTGCTCGAACTCGCCGGTTCGTCGGTGGTGCATTTGGCTGCGGCTGGAGGTCGCAGCGCTGAGGGGCCGATCGACTACGTCAACGCGACCCTCGGTTTTGAGAACGGTGTGGTGGCCAGCCTCACGGCCAGCAAGATGAGTCACCGCAAGATCCGCACCCTCAGTGCGCATTGCCGCTCAAGCCTGGTGGAAACCGATTTCCTCAACCACAACCTGCACATTCATCGCAGGGCCCATGAGTGGTACTCCGCGGATCACGGAGAGCTGCTCTATCGCAACGACGGATTCATCGAGGAGGTGAGCACCACCTCCATCGAGCCGTTGTATGCAGAGTTGGAGCATTTTCTCCAGTGCGTCAGAGGCCGCGAGACTCCAGCTGTGGATGGCCAGCAAGCGTCGCGAGCGTTGAAGCTGGCTGATCTGATCGAACAGGCTGTTGAGCAACCTGGCGTCGGCGTTCCGATTCAGTCCCCGATCTGATCTGGATCCGTCAGTTCAGCCCTGCTTGTTCGGCGAGCTCTCTTAGCGCCTGGATCTGCCACTGGCGGCATTCCGCTGGGGAAGATCGATAGAACTGCTCCCATGCCGTTGCCTTATGGAGGGGGTAGTCCTCTGTCGGCTGCTCGGGATGGGTGTCTCGCCAGCCCACACGCACGGCGTGTCCTATCACCACATCCAGGGCGATGTCGTCGTCGAAGCGCATGCTCGGATTTGCTGTGGCGAAGGCCATCAACGAGAGCAGGCTCTCGGTGCAGAGCTGGCGATATTCCGGAGCCCCGATGCGGCTGAGCAGGTGCTCCACCTGAATGGCGAAGTTTCGCTCTCCAGGCGTTTTTTCCAGCAGCAAAGCACTGGTGAGTCGGTTGCGGCGTTCCAGCTTGTCGCCAATCACCAGGCCGCGGCAGTGGTGGAGGAGTGACCAAATCCCGGCGTAGAACTCCTTGGGGACCTGTTGCAGAGATCCAAGACGAATGCGGTGCTGCAACCAGTTGCTACCGCCAGGGCGTTCGTCCAGGGGTTCCGGGATGTTCCATTGCACCTGTCCGCTTAGGTGAAGCAGCTCGCGGCGTTGTAGGGCTGCCCGGGCGTGATCGACGTCTGCCAGCACCGTTCGCAAGCGCAGACTGATCTGGTGAGGTGGTTCATCACAAAGGGCCTCAAAGGCTTCGTCCTGGCTGAGCTGGCGTTCACTGGCCAGCTCTGAGGTCAGCAACAGCAGTAGCTGACCGAGCTGGAATGTCAGAGATCCTCTGATCATGTCGGGCTCGCGTCGCGCGATGCCGTCGAGGGCCAGCAGCAGCTCCTGCTGCAACATCCGTTCCCGGCTGTCGATGCCGCAGGTGCGATCAATCAGAGCGGCGATGGCTTGGCTGGAGATAGGACTGACCAGCCGTGAGTCGCTGGTGTAGTTGCGCCCCACCACCACCTGTTTCTGGCGGCTGAGGAGATCGATCACGGCATCTTCCAGCTGTGGATGGATCAGACCGATGGCGCCGGCGCAGCGGCGCGCCACGTTCCAGTCCTCCTGCTTCAGTCCGCGCCGGTAAATCTCCTCCACAAGCGTGTTCAGCTCCACAGGCGCGCCTTGCGGGCTCGTGAGGATGGCCTGATGCCCCAACCGACGGGTGAGCAGTTCCAGCACCTCCGCCTGTTCCCGGAGGGAGTGGCTGCTCCAAAGCCTGCGTCGCAGCTCCTTCAGCGGGACGTCGTCCAGTTCTTGTTCCTGCGCTGCCGTGAGGTCGCTCAAGTCGGTGGAGTCCTGCAGCAGCTCCGCAGCCTGGCCTTCGGCAGTCGGGCTGAAACGGTCAAGCTCAGCGGGTAGCTTCTGCCACTGGGCTTGCTGAGCCAGGGTCTCCAGGTCGCCGAACTGCACGGTCACCCCTTCCACGCAGCCGCTCTGCAGCCGCGCGGTCAGCTCCAGCAGCAGTCTGCTGCTGCGTTCCAGTAGAGCGGCCTGCACGGGAATCAGCAGCAGTGGTGCGCCAGGACCTTGCCAGTGCCGTTGCAGCAGATGCAGTTCGTTGACGACCGTGTCCACGAGATGACGTGGGTCATGGCTCAGGAAGAAGGTCCCTTCCTCCAACACGGCGGGTAAGAACCCGAGAGTCTGGTCGCCTTGGCGATACAGGCGGGCTGTGACGGTGGTTTCAGGTCTCAGTGGTGGGTGCCCTGTAAGGCCGAGTGCGGCATCAGCGCCGACATATTCCAGCCGCTCCCTCAGGGCATCGGAGGGCAGCACCTTCAGGCCCGCATGGTTGGGCTCACTCACAGGCAGCCCCAGGCTCTGCAGTCGCTGGGCGACGACCGCGTCAGCGGGAACCAGCGCCACCAGCACGGCAGGGCTTCCCAGAGACCCCTGATGTCGCCGCCCGCACGGGTCAAGATCCTCGGCTTCGATCAACCCCTCCAGGAGCATCTCTCCAAGCCAGGCCAGGCTCTGGGTCCAGAGCAGCGGAACGTTCTCATTGGCGACACGCCGTTGGCTGCCGGGGTTGCGTCGTTCCAAGGCCAGCAGCTCTTCAGGAACGAGATACAGCTCAGGGAAGAGGCGCTGCCCATCGCGGTCCACCTGGAGCGCCTCCAGGCGCTGCCGCCATTGCCTGGCTTCGTCCCAGCGCTGCTCGCAGCAGGCAGTCATCAATTCGTAGGCCAGGAACAGGGGCCATTCCGATTCGATCCCTTCGAACTTGGCCAGTTCATCCCGTTCGTAGTGCAAACGGCTGATGTCCTCCACCACGGTCTGATGGCCGTCGCGGCGGAAGCGCTTGTAGCCGTAAGCGCCGCCGAGTTCACGCCGGATGCGTGCGCTGGTGCGCTCAATCAGGCCTGGGTCCTCCACAGCCCAGGCCGGATAGCCGATCACCGAGAGGCAGGCGCTGTCGACTTCTTTGCTGGCGGATTCCCTTGGCAGCAGGCCCTGGAGGGCCCGTCGCAGACGCACGACGGCGCCATGGGGGATCAGGACTTGGGTGCTGCCATCGCCGTGTTCGCCGTAGAGGTCGATGCCATCGAGGGCTTCGAGCGCTGCTTTGGCCATGCCGATGGAGCTGGCATTGCGCTCCGGCAGCCCGTGATTGCCCTTGTCGCCCCGTTCCCAGATGCCGTAGTCCGGCACCCGGTAAGCCCGGGACACGTAGTACACCAGGTTCTGAACAAAGGCCGCTTCGTGCCGGTTGTGGATCAGGGTGAGGCCGCTGCGGGTCAGTTGAGCCAGCTGCAGCAGGAACAGGGACGTGGCATCGATCTGCAGATGTCCCCAGCCGTCATCCGGAACCACGGGCTCCCCGCTGGCGCTGTCGTATTTGGCATGCAAGGCATCGAGTGGATCCAGGCTGCGCTTGAAGCGCTCCACCTTCCCGGCCTGGCGCATCATCGCGTTGAGTAATCCGCGCATCAGGTCCACCACGCGCTGCTCCAGCTCCCAGCTGCGCTGGCAGGGGCCTTTCATCCGGTGATGCGCCTTTGCCAGGCCCCACACACATTGAATCGAATAGACGCAGTCCCGGACCCAGGCATCGCCGTAATTGCCATGCACGGTGTGGGCTGTGCTGGCTGGCAGCAGTCCGCTGATCGGGTTCTGGCGCTGCAGCACCACGGCCTCGATCGCCTGATCCAGTTTGTTTAGCCGCTCCAGTTGTTGGGCTTGGTCTTCAGCTGTCGGCTGCGACAGAACCATGGCGTCAAGCGCGACCAGACCTAGATTCTCTCTTGCAGGCGATCCCTGGATGGAACCAATCACCACTGGTCCGCGCGATCAGCGCCGGTGCCGCGTGCTCGGCATCCCCATTGATGTCTGCCGGGATGTGTTCGCCGCTGCCATCGGTCTGCACAGCGATGGTGGTGGTCAGATCGTCACCCTCAATGCTGAGATGACGATGAATGCCCGTCGCGACAGCGATTTGGGTGCTGTCATTGAGGCTGCGGATCTTGTGGTGCCGGATGGAGCCGGCGTGGTCTGGGCTCTGGGACGGCAGGGCGTGAAGGTGCGCCGCAGTCCAGGGATTGAGCTGGCCTGGTCATTACTTACCTATGCCGCTGCCCATGGCTGGCGTGTTGCGCTGGTAGGCGCTTCCCCTGATGTGATGGAGCGTCTGCTGGATCGACTCAGCGTCCAGTTGCCTGATCTGAAACTTGTATTTGCTGAAAACGGCTATCAGCAGCCTTCGGACTGGCCTTTGTTGGAAGCACGGCTAAAAAGCCTCAGGCCCGATCTTGTGTTGGTGGCACTCGGGGTACCCAGACAGGAATTTTGGTCCTGCAGCCAGCGTCAGGGGTTGCCAGGACTCTGGATGGGTGTTGGAGGCAGTTTCGACGTCTGGTCCGGTCTGAAGCAACGGGCTCCCGAATGGACCAGTCGACTCCGGTTGGAGTGGCTGTATCGCCTCGTTCAGGAACCGAGCCGCTGGCGCCGGTACCTGGTGCTACCTCGTTTTGTCTGGACAGTGCTGCGCCGTGGAGAACGGCGCAGCTGAGGGCTTTAACGGAAGCCGACCGAGGCCTGCCACACGAAGGCCAGAAGCAGGAAGAACACAGGGATGATCGGCAGGATGTCGATCAGCGGACCGAAAGCTTGATAAGCCTCAGGAAGCTGGGCCAGCAGATCGAGGGAAAGTGCAGCCATCCCGGCAATAAACAGTCAGTGTGCGGACGCTACCACGTGTGATGAGCAGGAGAGGTCTCCTCCCAGGGAGCGAAATCCTCTGAAAAACAGCCGTCCTGAATCGCCTGGGCCATCGCCGTGGTGAAGCGGATCAGATGGGTGAGGTTATGCAGGCTGAGCAGGGTCAGCCCCAGCAACTCCTCGCTGCGAATTAGGTGATGCAGATAGGCGCGGCTGTGCTGGCTGCAGGCCGGGCAGGGACAGGTTGGATCCAGTGGCGAGTGGTCATGGCGGAACCGGGCATTGCGCAGGTTCCAGCGTTCTCCGCCCACCATGGCGGTGCCGTGTCGACCCAGCCGCGTGGGCAGCACGCAGTCGAACAGATCAATGCCGTTGGCGACAGCCACGCTCATCTCCCGAAGCGTGCCGATCCCCATCAGGTATCGGGGGCGATCATCCGGAAGCAGCGGCGTCACCTGGCGCACGATCTTGTGCATCTCCTCCACAGGCTCGCCGACGCTGACGCCGCCGATGGCGATGCCCGGGAGATCAAAGCTGGCGACGGCGCGGGCGCTGCGTTCGCGCAGGTGGGGGAAGCAACCGCCCTGAACAATGCCGAATAGAGCCTGATCATCGCGATGGTGCGCCTGCGCGCAGCGCTCAAGCCATGCGTGGGTGCG
This region of Synechococcus sp. NOUM97013 genomic DNA includes:
- a CDS encoding Gfo/Idh/MocA family protein codes for the protein MTDPMVPVKVGVIGIGNMGWHHARVLSLLKDAELVGVADPDAQRGSLATEQFGCRWFADYRDMLSEVEAVCIAVPTLLHHPVGLACLEAGLHVLIEKPIAASQEEAAALSEAASRVGRLLQVGHIERFNPAFRELTKVVANEEVVVLEARRHSPHADRANDVSVVLDLMIHDLDLVLELAGSSVVHLAAAGGRSAEGPIDYVNATLGFENGVVASLTASKMSHRKIRTLSAHCRSSLVETDFLNHNLHIHRRAHEWYSADHGELLYRNDGFIEEVSTTSIEPLYAELEHFLQCVRGRETPAVDGQQASRALKLADLIEQAVEQPGVGVPIQSPI
- a CDS encoding glycoside hydrolase family 15 protein; the encoded protein is MVLSQPTAEDQAQQLERLNKLDQAIEAVVLQRQNPISGLLPASTAHTVHGNYGDAWVRDCVYSIQCVWGLAKAHHRMKGPCQRSWELEQRVVDLMRGLLNAMMRQAGKVERFKRSLDPLDALHAKYDSASGEPVVPDDGWGHLQIDATSLFLLQLAQLTRSGLTLIHNRHEAAFVQNLVYYVSRAYRVPDYGIWERGDKGNHGLPERNASSIGMAKAALEALDGIDLYGEHGDGSTQVLIPHGAVVRLRRALQGLLPRESASKEVDSACLSVIGYPAWAVEDPGLIERTSARIRRELGGAYGYKRFRRDGHQTVVEDISRLHYERDELAKFEGIESEWPLFLAYELMTACCEQRWDEARQWRQRLEALQVDRDGQRLFPELYLVPEELLALERRNPGSQRRVANENVPLLWTQSLAWLGEMLLEGLIEAEDLDPCGRRHQGSLGSPAVLVALVPADAVVAQRLQSLGLPVSEPNHAGLKVLPSDALRERLEYVGADAALGLTGHPPLRPETTVTARLYRQGDQTLGFLPAVLEEGTFFLSHDPRHLVDTVVNELHLLQRHWQGPGAPLLLIPVQAALLERSSRLLLELTARLQSGCVEGVTVQFGDLETLAQQAQWQKLPAELDRFSPTAEGQAAELLQDSTDLSDLTAAQEQELDDVPLKELRRRLWSSHSLREQAEVLELLTRRLGHQAILTSPQGAPVELNTLVEEIYRRGLKQEDWNVARRCAGAIGLIHPQLEDAVIDLLSRQKQVVVGRNYTSDSRLVSPISSQAIAALIDRTCGIDSRERMLQQELLLALDGIARREPDMIRGSLTFQLGQLLLLLTSELASERQLSQDEAFEALCDEPPHQISLRLRTVLADVDHARAALQRRELLHLSGQVQWNIPEPLDERPGGSNWLQHRIRLGSLQQVPKEFYAGIWSLLHHCRGLVIGDKLERRNRLTSALLLEKTPGERNFAIQVEHLLSRIGAPEYRQLCTESLLSLMAFATANPSMRFDDDIALDVVIGHAVRVGWRDTHPEQPTEDYPLHKATAWEQFYRSSPAECRQWQIQALRELAEQAGLN
- a CDS encoding WecB/TagA/CpsF family glycosyltransferase; amino-acid sequence: MEPITTGPRDQRRCRVLGIPIDVCRDVFAAAIGLHSDGGGQIVTLNAEMTMNARRDSDLGAVIEAADLVVPDGAGVVWALGRQGVKVRRSPGIELAWSLLTYAAAHGWRVALVGASPDVMERLLDRLSVQLPDLKLVFAENGYQQPSDWPLLEARLKSLRPDLVLVALGVPRQEFWSCSQRQGLPGLWMGVGGSFDVWSGLKQRAPEWTSRLRLEWLYRLVQEPSRWRRYLVLPRFVWTVLRRGERRS
- a CDS encoding photosystem II reaction center protein K, with product MAALSLDLLAQLPEAYQAFGPLIDILPIIPVFFLLLAFVWQASVGFR
- the tgt gene encoding tRNA guanosine(34) transglycosylase Tgt; translation: MFDFTITDQCQRTAARCGSFTTPHGTVTTPRFMPVGTLATVKGVTTDQLAATGAQMVLSNTYHLHLQPGEAVVEAAGGLHRFMNWDGPMLTDSGGFQVFSLGDLNRIDDHGVDFRNPRDGSRILLTPERSMEIQMALGADVAMAFDQCPPYPATENDVEEASRRTHAWLERCAQAHHRDDQALFGIVQGGCFPHLRERSARAVASFDLPGIAIGGVSVGEPVEEMHKIVRQVTPLLPDDRPRYLMGIGTLREMSVAVANGIDLFDCVLPTRLGRHGTAMVGGERWNLRNARFRHDHSPLDPTCPCPACSQHSRAYLHHLIRSEELLGLTLLSLHNLTHLIRFTTAMAQAIQDGCFSEDFAPWEETSPAHHTW